In one window of Nomascus leucogenys isolate Asia chromosome 1a, Asia_NLE_v1, whole genome shotgun sequence DNA:
- the IFNA6 gene encoding interferon alpha-6 — translation MALPFALLMALVVLSCKSSCSLGCDLPQTHSLGHRRTMMLLAQMRRISLFSCLKDRHDFRFPQEKFDGNQFQKAEAISVLHEVIQQTFNLFSTKDSSAAWDERLLDKLYIELYQQLNDLEACVMQEVGVGETPLMNEDSILAVRKYFQRITLYLAEKKYSPCAWEVVRAEIMRSFSSSRNLQERLRRKE, via the coding sequence ATGGCTTTGCCTTTTGCTTTACTGATGGCCCTGGTGGTGCTCAGCTGCAAGTCAAGCTGCTCTCTGGGCTGTGATCTGCCTCAGACCCACAGCCTGGGTCACAGGAGGACCATGATGCTCCTGGCACAAATGAGAAGaatctctcttttctcctgtCTGAAGGACAGACACGACTTCAGATTTCCCCAGGAGAAGTTTGATGGCAACCAGTTCCAGAAGGCTGAAGCCATCTCTGTCCTCCATGAGGTGATCCAGCAGACCTTCAACCTCTTCAGCACAAAGGACTCATCTGCTGCTTGGGATGAGAGGCTTCTAGACAAACTCTACATTGAACTTTACCAGCAGCTGAATGACCTGGAAGCCTGTGTGAtgcaggaggtgggggtgggagagactCCCCTGATGAATGAGGACTCCATCCTGGCTGTGAGAAAATACTTCCAAAGAATCACTCTCTACCTGGCAGAGAAGAAGTACAGCCCTTGTGCATGGGAGGTTGTCAGAGCAGAAATCATGAGATCCTTCTCTTCATCAAGAAACTTGCAAGAAAGATTAAGGAGGAAAGAATAA
- the LOC100595932 gene encoding interferon alpha-1/13 encodes MASPFALLMALVVLSCKSSCFLGCDLPETHSLDNRRTLMIMAQMRRISPFSCLKDRHDFGFPQEEFDGNQFQKAPAISVLHELIQQIFNLFTTKDSSAAWDEDLLDKFCTELYQQLNDLEACVMQEERVGETPLMNADSSLAVKKYFRRITLYLTEKKYSPCAWEVVRAEIMRSLSLSTNLQERLRRKE; translated from the coding sequence ATGGCCTCGCCCTTTGCTTTACTGATGGCCCTGGTGGTGCTCAGCTGCAAGTCAAGCTGCTTTCTGGGCTGTGATCTGCCTGAGACCCACAGCCTGGATAACAGGAGGACCTTGATGATCATGGCACAAATGAGAAGaatctctcctttctcctgcctgaagGACAGACATGACTTTGGATTTCCCCAGGAGGAGTTTGATGGCAACCAGTTCCAGAAGGCTCCAGCCATCTCTGTCCTCCACGAGCTGATCCAGCAGATCTTCAACCTCTTTACCACAAAAGATTCATCTGCTGCTTGGGATGAGGACCTCCTAGACAAATTCTGCACTGAACTCTACCAGCAGCTGAATGACTTGGAAGCCTGTGTGATGcaggaggagagggtgggagaaaCTCCCCTGATGAATGCGGACTCCAGCTTGGCTGTGAAGAAATACTTCCGAAGAATCACTCTCTATCTGACAGAGAAGAAATACAGCccttgtgcctgggaggttgtCAGAGCAGAAATCATGAGATCCCTCTCTTTATCAACAAACTTGCAAGAAAGATTAAGGAGGAAGGAATAA
- the IFNA2 gene encoding interferon alpha-2: MALTFALLVALLVLSCKSSCSLGCDLPQTHSMGNRRTLMLLAQMRRISPFSCLKDRHDFGFPQEEFGNQFQKAQTIPVLHEMIQQIFNLFSTKDLSAAWDETLLDKFYTELYQQLNDLEACVMQEVGVTETPLMKEDSILAVRKYFQRITLYLKEKKYSPCAWEVVRAEIMRSLSLSTNLQERLRRKE; the protein is encoded by the coding sequence ATGGCCTTGACCTTTGCTTTACTGGTGGCCCTCCTGGTGCTCAGCTGCAAGTCAAGCTGCTCTCTGGGCTGTGATCTGCCTCAAACCCACAGCATGGGTAACAGGAGGACCTTGATGCTCCTGGCACAAATGAGGAGaatctctcctttctcctgcttGAAGGACAGACATGACTTTGGATTTCCCCAGGAGGAGTTTGGCAACCAGTTCCAAAAGGCTCAAACCATCCCTGTCCTCCATGAGATGATCCAGCAGATCTTCAATCTCTTCAGCACAAAGGACTTATCTGCTGCTTGGGATGAGACCCTCCTAGACAAATTCTACACTGAACTCTACCAGCAGCTAAATGACCTGGAAGCCTGTGTGATGCAGGAGGTGGGGGTGACAGAGACTCCCCTGATGAAGGAGGACTCCATTCTGGCTgtgaggaaatacttccaaagaATCACTCTCTatctgaaagagaagaaatacagcccttgtgcctgggaggttgtCAGAGCAGAAATCATGAGATCCCTCTCTTTATCAACAAACTTGCAAGAAAGATTaaggaggaaggaatga